One stretch of Pradoshia sp. D12 DNA includes these proteins:
- a CDS encoding transglutaminase domain-containing protein — MKMKTNNLHPGIRLLLFLFAFIMLIEWMRPVGEVTNTSQIKYFIIFAAVSLVMYAFRVSWKIMTPALSVYIGMSLYLIFYRPEFYLTEDSWIRAFFIDIKEGLFSVFSTDWQGLSPEFRTFLFFILIWMFTYLIHYWVQVKQRLFLFLFMTFIYVTVLDTFTTYDSDQAIVRVVVIGFAILGMLALVRLLIGENIHYTNRTAIRWLIPLSSMIAFAVVIGFFAPKPQAIWPDPISFIKSTSEKFGSTQKRIGYDKDDSKLGGDFIGDDGVVFRASSSVRTYWKIENKNVYTGKGWETGADYGMGQTILESEPAMLYDYRGETTNTLSTAELEFEIDHGHIPYPSPMAIEQIYNLNPEDESVFSSLLYSGDSSEITPIYEDDTNKNELKKVGVQFRSPTYYLDVLQQDEINDLYEMEMDLLLRQSMGIPDYVPERVSSLAIELAEKTGSNSMYDQVKAIEDYLKGEKFTYSKEDVPYPEESQDYVDQFLFETQIGYCDNFSSAMVVMVRSLGIPARWVKGYTAGDLVYDQELGESRYVITNNNAHSWPEVYFPSVGWVPFEPTKGFSSEVRFTASQEVSNDQEETQVTPETNQPENKEPEKPVETKDTASQFTFGTIKGKIAEHWKKALVVILVLGGAAALLYRIRGKWMPHIWVFYYKRLMKKPNYSNAYMQLLRELNRYGIKRKPGQTLREYAIYVDRFFGSSDMNRLTHAYEKHIYSGEKTEMDWRNFQEQWEKMILRTIA, encoded by the coding sequence TTTATCCGTTTATATAGGTATGAGTCTTTATCTGATTTTTTATCGTCCTGAATTCTATTTGACAGAAGACAGTTGGATACGCGCTTTCTTCATCGATATAAAAGAGGGATTGTTCTCTGTATTTTCAACAGATTGGCAAGGGTTAAGTCCTGAATTCAGAACGTTTCTTTTCTTCATTTTAATATGGATGTTTACCTATTTAATTCATTATTGGGTACAAGTGAAACAGCGATTGTTCCTGTTTTTGTTTATGACATTTATCTATGTAACAGTTCTAGATACCTTTACAACCTATGATAGTGATCAAGCAATTGTACGAGTAGTCGTTATTGGATTTGCTATCCTTGGCATGCTCGCATTAGTACGTTTGCTAATCGGGGAGAACATCCACTATACGAATCGAACTGCTATCCGTTGGCTTATTCCTTTATCTAGCATGATTGCATTTGCGGTAGTCATTGGTTTTTTTGCTCCAAAGCCACAGGCGATATGGCCTGATCCTATTTCCTTCATTAAATCAACCTCAGAGAAATTTGGATCTACTCAAAAAAGGATAGGGTATGACAAGGATGACAGCAAATTAGGCGGAGATTTTATTGGCGATGATGGGGTAGTGTTTCGGGCTTCCTCATCTGTCCGTACGTATTGGAAAATTGAAAATAAAAACGTTTATACGGGTAAAGGATGGGAAACTGGTGCAGATTATGGCATGGGTCAAACGATATTAGAATCAGAACCAGCTATGCTATACGATTACAGGGGGGAAACTACGAATACATTGTCAACGGCTGAACTGGAATTTGAGATAGACCATGGCCATATTCCTTATCCAAGCCCTATGGCTATTGAGCAAATTTATAATCTGAATCCTGAGGATGAATCAGTTTTTTCTAGTTTATTGTATTCAGGTGACTCCTCTGAGATTACCCCGATATATGAGGACGATACGAATAAAAACGAATTAAAAAAGGTGGGCGTGCAATTTAGAAGCCCCACCTATTATCTGGATGTACTCCAACAGGATGAAATAAATGATTTGTATGAAATGGAAATGGATTTACTACTAAGACAATCGATGGGTATACCTGATTATGTTCCGGAGCGTGTCTCAAGCTTAGCAATAGAGCTTGCAGAAAAGACGGGATCCAACAGTATGTATGACCAAGTCAAAGCAATTGAGGATTATTTGAAAGGTGAAAAATTTACTTATAGTAAAGAAGATGTTCCATACCCTGAGGAAAGCCAGGATTATGTAGACCAGTTTTTATTTGAAACACAAATAGGCTATTGTGATAACTTTTCAAGTGCCATGGTTGTAATGGTCCGCTCTCTTGGAATCCCGGCGCGTTGGGTAAAGGGATATACAGCAGGTGATTTAGTGTATGACCAGGAGCTGGGTGAGTCTCGGTATGTGATTACAAATAACAATGCGCACTCATGGCCTGAAGTTTATTTTCCCAGCGTAGGATGGGTTCCTTTTGAACCAACGAAGGGCTTTAGTTCTGAAGTACGGTTTACAGCTTCTCAGGAGGTCAGCAATGACCAGGAGGAAACGCAGGTTACGCCAGAAACGAATCAACCAGAAAATAAGGAGCCAGAAAAGCCGGTCGAAACAAAGGATACAGCTTCCCAGTTTACGTTCGGAACAATCAAAGGTAAAATAGCGGAACATTGGAAGAAAGCTCTAGTGGTGATTTTGGTATTAGGTGGAGCTGCTGCTTTATTATATAGAATCAGAGGAAAATGGATGCCGCACATTTGGGTGTTTTATTATAAGAGGCTTATGAAAAAGCCGAATTATTCAAATGCCTATATGCAATTGCTTCGAGAATTAAATCGGTATGGAATAAAAAGAAAGCCTGGACAGACCCTGAGAGAGTATGCGATTTACGTGGATCGTTTCTTCGGATCATCAGATATGAATAGGCTAACGCATGCATATGAAAAACACATTTATTCTGGAGAAAAAACTGAAATGGATTGGCGAAATTTTCAAGAACAATGGGAGAAGATGATTTTAAGAACTATTGCTTGA
- the guaA gene encoding glutamine-hydrolyzing GMP synthase — protein MIETTDLPIQEMIVVLDFGSQYNQLITRRIREFGVYSELHPHTITVEEIQKLNPKGIIFSGGPNSVYDATAFTCDERIFDMGIPVMGICYGMQLMTQHFGGKVERASKREYGKAEIKLNHESLLFNGLPTEQMVWMSHGDHVVTAPEGFQVDATNPSCPIAAMSDHSRQLYAVQFHPEVRHSVYGNDLLKNFVFGACKCKGDWSMANFIEMEMDKIRKTVGDKQVLCALSGGVDSSVVAVLIHKAIGDQLTCIFVDHGLLRKGEAEGVMKTFREGFNMNVIKVDAKERFMKKLAGVSDPEQKRKIIGNEFIYVFDDEATKLEGIDYLAQGTLYTDIIESGTATAQTIKSHHNVGGLPEDMQFQLIEPLNTLFKDEVRALGSELGIPDEIVWRQPFPGPGLGIRVLGEITEDKLEIVRESDAILREEIKNAGLDRDIWQYFTVLPDIRSVGVMGDARTYDYTIGIRAVTSIDGMTSDWARIPWDVLEKISVRIVNEVNHINRVVYDITSKPPATIEWE, from the coding sequence ATGATAGAAACAACTGATCTCCCGATTCAAGAAATGATTGTCGTTCTTGATTTTGGAAGTCAATATAATCAATTAATCACAAGGAGAATTCGTGAATTTGGAGTTTATAGTGAACTTCATCCCCATACAATTACGGTGGAAGAAATTCAGAAGCTAAATCCAAAGGGAATTATTTTCTCCGGCGGACCAAACAGCGTGTATGATGCTACAGCTTTTACATGTGATGAGCGGATTTTTGATATGGGCATTCCAGTTATGGGAATTTGCTATGGTATGCAGCTAATGACTCAGCATTTTGGCGGAAAAGTGGAACGTGCAAGCAAACGCGAATATGGAAAAGCCGAAATTAAGCTGAATCATGAAAGTTTATTATTTAATGGGCTCCCTACTGAACAAATGGTATGGATGAGTCATGGTGACCATGTTGTTACAGCTCCTGAGGGCTTCCAAGTTGATGCGACGAATCCATCATGCCCAATCGCGGCAATGAGTGATCACAGCCGTCAATTATATGCTGTACAATTCCATCCAGAAGTAAGGCATTCTGTATATGGTAACGACCTGTTGAAAAACTTCGTATTTGGAGCATGTAAATGTAAAGGCGATTGGTCCATGGCTAATTTCATTGAAATGGAAATGGATAAAATCCGCAAAACCGTTGGAGACAAACAAGTACTATGTGCATTGAGCGGCGGAGTAGACTCCTCTGTTGTAGCGGTATTGATTCATAAAGCCATCGGTGATCAATTGACATGTATCTTCGTGGATCACGGTTTACTTAGAAAAGGCGAAGCGGAAGGTGTCATGAAAACATTCCGTGAAGGCTTCAATATGAATGTAATTAAAGTCGATGCTAAAGAGCGATTCATGAAGAAGTTAGCTGGAGTTAGTGACCCAGAGCAAAAACGTAAGATCATTGGAAATGAATTTATTTACGTATTTGATGATGAAGCGACCAAGCTTGAAGGAATTGATTATCTCGCTCAAGGTACGCTTTATACTGATATCATTGAAAGTGGAACGGCTACTGCGCAAACCATTAAATCTCACCATAATGTAGGTGGATTACCGGAAGATATGCAATTCCAACTTATCGAGCCTTTAAATACACTCTTCAAGGATGAAGTGCGTGCACTTGGTTCAGAGCTGGGTATTCCGGATGAAATCGTTTGGAGACAGCCTTTCCCAGGACCTGGTTTAGGAATCCGTGTATTGGGAGAAATAACGGAAGACAAACTGGAAATCGTAAGGGAATCAGACGCGATTCTTCGTGAAGAAATTAAAAATGCCGGTCTTGATCGTGATATTTGGCAATACTTCACTGTCCTTCCTGATATCCGCAGTGTAGGTGTGATGGGGGATGCCCGCACATATGATTACACAATAGGAATCCGTGCGGTAACATCTATTGATGGAATGACATCTGACTGGGCAAGAATCCCATGGGATGTACTTGAAAAAATATCTGTGCGAATTGTCAATGAAGTAAATCATATTAACCGTGTTGTGTATGACATCACGTCCAAGCCACCTGCGACGATTGAGTGGGAATAG
- a CDS encoding methyltransferase family protein, whose translation MTTKLFIQALTKFLLGVVLVGLLIFLPAGTLLFAYGWLFMGILFVPMFLAGIVMMFKNPELLKKRLNVKEKQDEQCLVVKLSGLMFLAGFIVAGLGFRFDWYTLPKSVVICAAVVFLVAYILYAEVLRENTYLSRTIEVQENQKVIDTGLYGIVRHPMYSVTLLLFLSMPIVLGSIYSFFIFLVYPFIIAKRIKNEEKLLEKELDGYREYKQKVKYRLIPFIW comes from the coding sequence ATGACAACAAAATTATTCATTCAAGCACTAACTAAATTTTTATTGGGGGTTGTTTTAGTTGGTCTATTGATATTCTTACCTGCGGGTACTTTATTATTTGCGTATGGTTGGTTATTTATGGGGATTTTATTTGTGCCAATGTTCCTTGCAGGAATTGTGATGATGTTCAAAAACCCAGAACTGTTAAAAAAGCGACTCAATGTAAAAGAGAAGCAAGATGAACAATGTCTTGTGGTAAAGCTTAGCGGACTTATGTTTTTAGCAGGTTTTATTGTTGCGGGATTAGGTTTTCGTTTTGATTGGTACACCTTACCAAAGAGTGTTGTAATTTGTGCTGCGGTGGTATTTCTTGTAGCATATATTCTTTATGCAGAGGTACTCAGGGAGAATACATATCTTAGTCGTACTATTGAGGTACAGGAAAATCAGAAAGTTATCGATACGGGGCTATACGGTATTGTCAGACATCCAATGTATAGTGTGACATTACTTTTGTTTTTGTCGATGCCGATTGTGTTAGGTTCAATATATTCGTTTTTTATTTTTCTTGTATATCCCTTTATAATTGCCAAAAGGATTAAAAATGAAGAAAAACTTCTTGAAAAAGAACTCGATGGTTATCGTGAGTATAAGCAAAAAGTCAAATATCGCTTGATACCGTTTATTTGGTAA
- the pepI gene encoding proline iminopeptidase: protein MKITEGFMPYLDFKTYYRIVGENTGNKKPLILLHGGPGSTHNYFEVLDQFVEEDGRQLIMYDQIGCGESYVENRPNLWNAEVWTEELIALRKHLGLEECHLLGQSWGGMLLLNYVCNYKPNGIKSIILSSTLPASWMWGEEQQRMIKFMPKDMQEAIAIATSTGNYDAPAYLAAEEEYMIRHAGGPVTEDSPECMKRPRKIGNEAYVVGWGPNEFTPLGTLKDYDVTAQLKDIQEPALVINGGSDLCTPYIAKYMYDHIPNSRWELFRDCRHSCFVEDTEKYIALLKEWLNANE from the coding sequence ATGAAAATTACTGAAGGATTTATGCCATATTTAGATTTTAAAACGTATTACCGCATCGTTGGAGAAAATACCGGTAATAAAAAACCACTCATTTTACTTCATGGCGGACCAGGCTCCACTCACAACTATTTTGAAGTACTCGATCAATTTGTTGAGGAAGATGGACGCCAATTAATTATGTACGATCAAATCGGTTGTGGGGAATCTTATGTAGAAAATCGCCCTAACCTCTGGAACGCAGAAGTTTGGACAGAAGAACTCATTGCACTTCGCAAGCACCTTGGCTTAGAAGAATGCCATCTTCTGGGTCAATCATGGGGAGGCATGCTTCTTTTGAATTATGTTTGCAATTACAAACCAAACGGAATCAAAAGCATCATCCTTTCTAGCACTCTTCCAGCTTCTTGGATGTGGGGAGAAGAACAGCAACGTATGATTAAATTCATGCCAAAAGATATGCAAGAAGCCATTGCCATTGCAACAAGCACTGGTAACTACGATGCCCCAGCCTATTTGGCGGCAGAAGAAGAATACATGATTCGCCACGCTGGAGGACCTGTCACAGAAGATTCACCAGAATGTATGAAGCGTCCTAGAAAAATAGGAAATGAAGCATATGTAGTCGGTTGGGGACCAAATGAATTTACTCCACTCGGCACATTAAAAGATTATGATGTTACAGCGCAACTAAAAGACATTCAAGAGCCAGCACTTGTAATTAATGGAGGTAGTGATCTTTGCACTCCTTACATCGCAAAATATATGTATGACCATATTCCAAACTCTCGTTGGGAACTCTTCCGCGACTGCAGACATTCATGTTTCGTAGAAGACACAGAAAAATACATCGCTCTTTTAAAGGAATGGCTCAATGCAAACGAATAA
- a CDS encoding PadR family transcriptional regulator encodes MEERIKRIYIPMTETGFYILFCMQEEMHGYNIAKKVKEMTGGEIIISPGTMYGSLSKMEKDGLIMFVREENKRKFYMITELGKQILNIEIRRIERLYQNSRGGLYDGK; translated from the coding sequence ATGGAAGAGCGGATTAAAAGAATTTACATACCTATGACAGAAACAGGGTTTTATATACTATTTTGCATGCAGGAAGAAATGCATGGTTACAACATTGCTAAAAAGGTGAAGGAAATGACAGGCGGCGAGATAATAATCAGTCCGGGAACTATGTATGGGAGCCTGTCAAAAATGGAGAAAGACGGGTTAATTATGTTTGTTCGTGAAGAAAATAAAAGGAAGTTCTATATGATCACTGAACTAGGCAAGCAAATTCTTAATATTGAAATAAGGCGTATTGAGAGACTATATCAAAATAGTAGAGGAGGGTTATATGATGGAAAATGA
- a CDS encoding DUF2812 domain-containing protein — protein MMENDMKREFRWFMLTDYEKEETFLREMHNKGYKLVKVKLPGFYYFELCEPEDVVYKLDFNPQTSEDKQSYLQMYADYGWEYMQDINEYSYFRKSAGNTDEGDTNIFSDDQSKLDMLKRIFMKKLVPLLGIFLLFIVCSAMSIALGGIESSWNRGFIIFWSILFLIYLVIFVYCGRGFYKLRKNYSHRVE, from the coding sequence ATGATGGAAAATGATATGAAAAGAGAATTTCGCTGGTTTATGTTAACAGATTACGAGAAAGAAGAGACATTTTTGCGTGAGATGCATAATAAAGGGTATAAATTGGTGAAAGTTAAACTGCCAGGGTTTTATTATTTTGAATTATGTGAGCCAGAAGATGTAGTCTACAAATTGGATTTCAATCCGCAGACATCAGAAGACAAGCAAAGTTATTTGCAGATGTATGCAGATTATGGCTGGGAATATATGCAGGATATAAATGAATACAGCTATTTTAGAAAATCAGCAGGTAACACAGATGAAGGAGATACAAATATTTTCAGTGATGATCAATCAAAACTGGACATGCTAAAGCGGATTTTTATGAAAAAATTAGTACCTCTTCTGGGGATTTTTCTATTATTTATAGTTTGTTCGGCCATGAGTATCGCTTTAGGCGGGATTGAGAGTTCATGGAATAGGGGATTTATTATATTTTGGTCTATTTTGTTTTTAATATATTTGGTGATTTTTGTGTATTGCGGAAGAGGATTTTATAAACTGAGAAAGAATTACTCACATAGGGTAGAGTAG
- a CDS encoding NCS2 family permease — MKKYFQFDELGTNYKREIIGGITTFLAMAYILVVNPLQLSLADVPDLPDSMRMDHGAVFVATALAAAVGSIFMGLIAKYPIALAPGMGLNAFFAYTVILTFGIPWQTALAGVLASGFIFAILTLTGLRETIINAIPAELKYAVGAGIGLFITFVGMKNAGIIVNNDATLIGIGDFTDGNTLLAIVGLLITVIFLVKGVKGGIFYGMIITAIIGMLANLIEIPDSIFGAIPSVAPTFGVAIEPYFNPIQSDLFTIQFLVVVLTFLFIDFFDTAGTLMAVANQAGLTKDNKLPRAGKALFADSLATMTGALFGTSTTTSYIESTAGVAAGARTGFAAVVTGLLFLLSLFLYPLLSVITSPVTAPALIIVGVLMCSSLGDINWSKLEIAVPAFLTIIMMPLSGSIAAGIACGFIFYPITMIVAGRIKEIHPIMYGMFVIFVCYFIFLS; from the coding sequence TTGAAAAAGTACTTTCAGTTTGACGAACTTGGCACCAATTACAAACGAGAGATTATTGGCGGGATTACAACTTTTCTGGCAATGGCGTATATTTTAGTTGTTAATCCATTGCAATTATCTTTGGCAGATGTACCAGACCTTCCGGATTCAATGAGAATGGATCATGGTGCTGTATTCGTTGCTACTGCACTTGCTGCTGCAGTTGGTTCAATTTTTATGGGGCTAATTGCAAAGTATCCGATTGCGCTTGCTCCGGGTATGGGGCTGAATGCTTTCTTCGCTTATACAGTAATTCTAACGTTTGGTATTCCTTGGCAAACAGCTTTAGCAGGCGTTTTAGCTTCCGGTTTTATTTTTGCTATATTAACGTTGACTGGATTAAGAGAGACCATTATTAATGCGATTCCTGCAGAATTAAAATATGCTGTTGGTGCAGGTATTGGGTTGTTTATTACCTTTGTTGGTATGAAAAATGCAGGAATTATCGTCAATAATGATGCTACTCTTATTGGAATCGGTGATTTCACGGATGGAAATACATTATTGGCAATCGTAGGCTTATTAATTACAGTTATCTTTTTAGTTAAAGGCGTTAAAGGTGGCATTTTCTATGGAATGATTATTACTGCCATCATTGGGATGTTAGCAAACCTTATTGAGATTCCTGACAGTATATTCGGTGCAATTCCAAGTGTGGCTCCTACTTTTGGTGTTGCGATTGAACCGTATTTCAATCCAATTCAATCAGATTTATTCACTATCCAATTTCTGGTTGTTGTACTGACATTCTTATTTATCGATTTTTTCGATACAGCCGGTACACTAATGGCGGTTGCCAACCAGGCAGGATTAACCAAAGATAATAAATTGCCAAGAGCAGGCAAGGCTTTATTTGCAGACTCCCTGGCAACGATGACAGGGGCATTGTTTGGGACATCTACAACGACATCATACATTGAATCAACAGCAGGTGTCGCAGCAGGGGCTAGAACTGGATTCGCAGCAGTTGTAACTGGACTGTTGTTCCTATTATCACTATTCTTATATCCGCTTTTATCTGTTATTACATCACCGGTTACAGCACCGGCCTTGATTATTGTCGGGGTGTTAATGTGCTCCTCACTCGGTGATATCAATTGGTCAAAATTAGAAATTGCAGTGCCTGCATTTCTTACAATCATCATGATGCCATTATCCGGAAGCATTGCGGCTGGGATTGCCTGTGGATTTATCTTCTATCCAATTACGATGATTGTGGCTGGACGTATTAAAGAGATCCACCCAATCATGTATGGAATGTTTGTTATATTTGTTTGTTACTTTATTTTCCTTTCATAA